The stretch of DNA TGGTTTCCTGCTACCATTTATTCAGAGCTGTTCACATCCTCTACATCATGGCACTAAGCACGAATGCTGACCTGTGACTCAAAGGCTGCCACTACACTTCACTGAGGATGACTACGAACAAAGGATTATTTAAAGTACACAGGAAAGGAAAACGGTATTGCAATTCCTGGTCATGCTAAGTTTAGCAACTAGAACTGTACACTTAAACAGATATTTCAACCATAACTGCTCTTGAACCCCTGGGCTGTAATTTATACATTTCCAAAATGCCATCCTTCATCCTGGGCCACATCCCTGCCTTCCTTAGAGTACCTAATGAGCACTGCAAAGGACAGTCCCATTCCCATAACAAATACCTgtccctttcttttgttttcttagccCAAGTtcagaaaatttattttgttaaaacaaTTTGATATCTTAAGCATTACTGAGCCAACGGGACATCAGAATACAAGTTGTCTAAAGTTAAAGGTACAGTACATTAACAAACAAATGAGCCTTAGTCATGAAGTTATAAATGCAGAGTCGGATGAAGGTAAGAGGAGAGTTAATCCAAACTACAACAATCAAGTCTTCAAACCACCTTCTGAATGGGGCTTCTGGATTGTTCCTTTCATCTTTTCTTGTGACTTTTAGCTCCCTTAAAAATTGTTCAGTGGGGAATCACAGGAGGCAATGTGCTGTGAGTTCTTGAAACTATACAAGGTATAGTCTGGCTAAGTTACATGTGGTTTCTATATTTTTTGGTAGAGTGACCTATGGCAAAGCAGGTTCAGTTACCCCACCAGTCAACCCCCTGGGAGCTATAATTTCCTCCATATCCATCACTGTTGTAAAAGCCTCCATAGCTACCTCCACCAAACCCTCTACTGCTGCCATGGCTGCCTCCACCACTGCGACTGTTGCTAGCACGGCTGCTGCTGAAGCTGGAACTGCTGGCACCGCTACTTTGTCGATAGTCTCTGGCACCAAATCCTCCACTAAATCTGCTCTTGGATCGTCCACGACTGCCACCCTTGTAATGGTGTTCAAAAGCCATGTTTTCTAGCCAAGATGGCACTTCCTGCTTTGCTTCAACAAGAAGATCCAATAAATCTTTGGTAATATTTACGTTCCTCTCATTGAAGAATGAGGTGGCAAGGCCAAGGTTTCCTACACGACCTGTACGGCCAATGCGATGCACATATTCTTCGATGTCACTGGGCAAGTCAAAATTGATGACGTGTTTCACATTGGAAATATCCAGTCCTCTTGCAGCTACTGCAGTAGCCACGAGAATTGGACTTTTGCCTGATCGGAACTGGTGAAGGGCCTCTTCCCTATCTCGCTGAGATCGGTCTCCATGGATACTGGTACAAGCATATCCTTCATGGTATAAGAAATCCTCCAGAGAATCTGCACCCTTTTTGGTCTCCACAAACACCAATATTAGGGAATCCTTTCCTGTTGCATTCAGGAGGTCAAGCAGAAATGACCGCTTGTCTGCTTCTTCCACCCACACGACTTTCTGTGTGATGTTCTCAGAAGTAGACCCGACTCTTCCTACAGCCAGAAAGATATATTCATCCAAGAAATCACGAGCCAGCATCTGTATTTCCTTAGGAAAGGTAGCACTAAACATCATGGTATGGCGGACACCTTTTGGAGGCATGGTGTCTTGCTCAACTATTCTTCGAATCTGAGGCTCAAAGCCCATGTCCAGCATCCGATCCGCTTCATCTAACACCAAGTATTTGCAGAAGTCTAGCCCGATCTTGCCTCTCTCCATCATATCCACTAGCCGTCCTGGAGTGGCTACTAACAAATGACATCCACGTTCCAAGTCTCGAATCTGCTGCCCAATATCAGCACCGCCATACACCACGCAAGGACGAACTCGAGAGCGGTAAGAGAACTTCCTGGCCTCCTCATAGATCTGCACTGCCAATTCTCTGGTTGGAGCCAGGACCAAGGAGATTGGGTACTGCTTGCGACGCCCATACTTTCCATTCTCCTTCACGGCCCTCAAAGCCTCACCTGGGCCATCTGTATAGATCTGACTCAAGATGGGTAAAAGAAAAGCTGCCGTTTTTCCAGACCCTGTTTGGGCACAAGCCATCAAGTCTCTTTTCTCCTTGATAATAGGAATAGCATGCTTTTGCACTGGAGTTGGGCGTGTATAACGAGTAAGCTCAATGTTTCCCATAATAATTTCTCCCATCTCAACATCACTGAaactttcaatatgtggagggcAGTTGTTCCCTGTCGCCTCAACCGGAATGTCATCGTACTTCTCAAAGTTAATCCCAGTATTGCCTCCAGAAAAGAGTTCCTGTTCCAAGCGTTCGCTTGGTGGGAGCGGTTTAGACCAGTCATCTTCGTCCGCCTTGTCACACCAGCGACTGTTCCCACCCCGTTCAAATTTGCCAAAGCCGCTCCGGCCTCCTCCGCGGCCGCCAACGCCCTCATAGTCACTCCGCCCGCGGTCATCAAACCTTCCCCGCGACCCACTTCCACGGTCACCGAAGAAACTCGACTTGGCTCTCGTGTCACTGCGGGAGCCGAAGCTGCTGTAGGCATCCTTGTCTTTACTCCACCGCGTGCCGTCTTTGTCGTAGGAGGCTTTGGTGGCTTCCCGGTTGCGGAGGTGAGGAGGGATGTAGCGCCCTTTGCTGGCGGCGCTCCCTCCGCTCTGGCTGTCGGGAGAGTTCAGGTCTAGGCCAGCCAACTGCTGGTCCAGCCCGAGCTCATCTTCCTCCGCCACATGACTCATCCCTGAAGAGTACGGAGAACTCGGGGCCGCACCTCTGCCGAGCTAGGGTTTCACCAGAGGCCCTGGGTCGGGGGAGAACGGCGTGTGTGCCGGGCGATCGAGTCCCCAAGACTGCGGTGCCGGCGGCCCGCGGGTCCCGTCCCTCGCACGGCCCTCCTCCAGCTAACGCTATGGCTCCGGCCGGCCGGGGCGGCTGCGCGCTGATTCCTGATCTCGCGAGACTTCCCGGTCAGGCCTGGCGCGCCATCGCCGGCGGTGTGGTCACAGGGCCCGCCGCCC from Peromyscus eremicus chromosome 15, PerEre_H2_v1, whole genome shotgun sequence encodes:
- the LOC131924984 gene encoding putative ATP-dependent RNA helicase Pl10, whose protein sequence is MSHVAEEDELGLDQQLAGLDLNSPDSQSGGSAASKGRYIPPHLRNREATKASYDKDGTRWSKDKDAYSSFGSRSDTRAKSSFFGDRGSGSRGRFDDRGRSDYEGVGGRGGGRSGFGKFERGGNSRWCDKADEDDWSKPLPPSERLEQELFSGGNTGINFEKYDDIPVEATGNNCPPHIESFSDVEMGEIIMGNIELTRYTRPTPVQKHAIPIIKEKRDLMACAQTGSGKTAAFLLPILSQIYTDGPGEALRAVKENGKYGRRKQYPISLVLAPTRELAVQIYEEARKFSYRSRVRPCVVYGGADIGQQIRDLERGCHLLVATPGRLVDMMERGKIGLDFCKYLVLDEADRMLDMGFEPQIRRIVEQDTMPPKGVRHTMMFSATFPKEIQMLARDFLDEYIFLAVGRVGSTSENITQKVVWVEEADKRSFLLDLLNATGKDSLILVFVETKKGADSLEDFLYHEGYACTSIHGDRSQRDREEALHQFRSGKSPILVATAVAARGLDISNVKHVINFDLPSDIEEYVHRIGRTGRVGNLGLATSFFNERNVNITKDLLDLLVEAKQEVPSWLENMAFEHHYKGGSRGRSKSRFSGGFGARDYRQSSGASSSSFSSSRASNSRSGGGSHGSSRGFGGGSYGGFYNSDGYGGNYSSQGVDWWGN